The genomic stretch GTCGCACCATGGAGAAGCCCTCGCCTGCCGGCCGGCGCGTCCTCCCGGTCCTCCTCCCGAGGCCCTCGCGGCCTGCTCCGGTCTCCAGGAGGGCGAGGCCTGCACGGTGACGCTCCACGACAGGCAGCTCCAGGGCCAGTGCCACACCGGCCCGGATCAACAGCGCGCCTGCCACCCCGAGCGCCACCACCGGGGACACCCTCCGGAATAGGGGGCTACGGAGAGACAGCGGGCGTCACGGGCTCGCCCTGGCGGAAGCGCGCCTCCGGGCCCGGACCCACGTACACCTGCACGGAGCGGAAGCGCGGCGTGCTCTCGGCCACCCGGGCCGAGTGGCGCAGGCCCGCGGGGATGTAGACGGCATCGCCCTGGCGCACGGACATCGTCTGTCCCTCGATGGTCATCTCCGCCCCGCCCTCCTCCACGTAGAGCATCTCCACGCTGTCCGCGTGGACGTGCTCGGGCACCGTGCCTCCTCCCTGGAGCTCCAACACGCCCATCGAGGCGGCACGGGCGCCGGTCTCCTCGTTGAGGAGCAACAGCGCGGTGCCCTTGCCCTGGGCGATGCGGAAGGTGGGGGCGCGCGCGCCGTCCACCACGTAGCGCACGGGTTGGTTGGAGGAGACGCGGGCACAGCCCACGCCCACACACAGCAAGGCCGACAGAAGCGCGGTGCGCATCATTCCTCCGTTCCGGCTCACCGGTGGTTGAGATACGTCGAGTGACACGCCACGCACGTCTCCACGAGACGTCCGTAGCTCTCCGCGAGCGCCTTGTCGTCCCGCTTCTCCGCGGCCTCGCTCACGGCACGGGCGCGCAGGCGGGCCTCATCCTGGAGGACGAAGAAACGCTCGGGCAGCAGCGCGTTGAGATCCGCCTCGCCACCGGGCAGCGGCCGGATGATCCGGGGCTCGGCGGAGATGTGTTTGGCCGCGGCGCGCGCGACGTCGTACTGGAGCAACGTCACGCCATACATGAGATCGCGCGCGTCCTGGCCGTGCCGCTCCATCTTCTGGCGCAGCAGGGACCGGGCCTGCTCGGGCAGATAGTCCGGCTTGCCCAACGAGGAGGGTGGCGACTCCTTGGCGGCCTCGGCCTTGGGCTTGTCCGCCTTGGGCTTCTTGGACGGGGCGGCCTTCTGGGGCTCGGGCTCCGCGGCGAGGGCGTGGAAGGAGAAACCCGCGGACAGGAAGCCCACGAGCACGAGGGGGATGCGTAGAGGAGTGTTCTTCATCGAATGGACTCGCCGGCCGAGATGCGCATGGAGGCTGCTCACCCACTTCCAGGATCAGTCCTGGCCGCGCGGAAAGCAATGCGGAGCCTCAGTGGCCGCCGTGCCGGGGAAGTGCTAACGACGCGCCCCGGAGGAAGGCATGTACCTGAAAGTGTCCGAGGAGATGGCGCAGCGCTACCCCGACCTGCGCATCAGCTTCATCACGGTGCGGGGCATGGACAACACGGGCGAGAGCCCGGAGCTGGTGGCCGAGCTGCGCGAGGCGGAAGCGGCCTTCCGCACCCGGGTGCCGGACGCCAACGCGCTCGGCGAGGATCCCCGCATCCGGGCCTGGCAGGAGGCGTACCAGAGCTTCAAGGTGAATCCGAAGAAGTTCCGGCCCAGCGCCGAGGCCCTGTTGCGCCGCGTGGTGAAGGGCGACCCGGTGCCGTGGATCAGCAAGGCCGTCAACGCGTACCTGCTCGCGGAGCTGTCCTACCTGCTGCCGGTGGGGGGCTACGACGTGAAGGGCGTGAACGGCGACGTGACCTTGCGGCTGTCTCCGGGCAACGAGTCCTTCACCGCCATCGGCGCCGCCCAGGCGGAGACCACCGACGCGGGCGAGGTCGTCTACGCGGATGACGCCAAGGTGCTCACGCGCCGCTGGAACTTCCGCGACTGCGATCAGGCCAAGGTGGAGGCCGCCTCGCGCGACATCGCGCTCTTCGTGGAGGCGCCCTCCGCCACCGTGCGCACCGAGGACCTGGTGGGCCTGGTGGAGCTGATCGGCCAGAAGATCCAGCGCTACTGCGGAGGCACCATTCGCACCGGGCTGCTCGACGCGCGCCAGACGCGCGCCATCGCCCTGCCCTTCGAGGGCTGAGCCTCAGGGAGTCGCCGCCGCCGCGGGGTTGCCCGCCTTGATCCAGCGCGCCAGCGAGAGGGCCTCCTGGGTGGACATGAGGTCCGCGTAGCTGGGCATCCCCGTTCCGGGCCGGACCTTCTGGGCGTCGAGGATCCACATGGCGACCGTCTCGTCGGGCTTGCTCCGCGCGTTGACGAGGGCGGGGGCGAACATGGAGCCCTCTCCGTGGCAGTTGTGGCACTTCAAGCTGGTGAAGAGCTGCTCCGGAGGCCGCGGAGCCTGGGCGGGGGCGGCGTTTCCGGACGTGGAGGTCGCCGCCTCCTTCTTCTCCGAGCAACCCGCGAGGGCCACGGCCATCGACAAGAGCAGCGTGTGGGACAGCGGAAGGACGAGGGGCATGCGGTTGGAGCGCTTGCGCATACCCCCTCCTCTACCCGATTTCCCGGGCCGAGGCGCGGGCGACGCTCACCACCGGCGCAGGGAGGACCAGGGGAAGGGGGCCCAGAAGGGTGTCGCCACGGTGTCGCCCTCGAGCGAGAACCGAGGCTCAACACCCCGCCCGCGGAGCTGCACCGCGGCATGTCCAAGCCGGGCTCGGGCCGCAACCGAGCCCCCTCTCGGGGGGGCTCGGTCCTACTCGCGCACGAGGAGCTGGTGCTTGAGCTGGCCGCCCTTGCAGGTCCACACCACCTTGTTGGCCTTCTGCAAGGGCGTGCCGCCGGACTGGCTGCAGACGAGCTGCACGAGCCGGTACCAGGTGATGTCCAGACACCTTCTCGGGCGGGCCGCCCCCAGAGCGGCCCCCCGCAAAACACGGGGCGCGCCGAGGCTCCCCCTGGGAAGCCCTCGACGCGCCCCGAACCCACCTGCGGCAGACGACCGGTGTTACGGCGCCTGGTTGTTCGTCACGGTGAGGTCCAGCGTCATGTCGTCCGTGGAGAACAACTCCGTGGTGCGCACGTAGAGGTGCAGCTGTCCGTTCCCGTCCCTCGCGGAGATCGCCTCGGTCGAGTCCTCTCCTTCCAGGCTATTGTTGTCGCAGGACTCCTCCTCGAAGAGCTTGCCAGCCGCCTCGGACTTGACGGTGACGTTGTCGTTCAGCAGGGTCAGTTTCACGGTCACCTCCGCGCGCACCTCGTCCTCCACGCACATCGAATAAAAGAACGAGGCGGTCGGGCTGTCCGGGTTGAGGTGGGCGACATCGCTGATCCACAGCGTCTTCCTTACGTCCGGGGCGTCATCCTCCAGCGCATCCAGCCGCCCCTGGAGGAGAACCTCCCGGTTGTACTCGGGATGGGGCGTGGGGCCCGGCTGGGCC from Cystobacter ferrugineus encodes the following:
- a CDS encoding cupin domain-containing protein, translated to MMRTALLSALLCVGVGCARVSSNQPVRYVVDGARAPTFRIAQGKGTALLLLNEETGARAASMGVLELQGGGTVPEHVHADSVEMLYVEEGGAEMTIEGQTMSVRQGDAVYIPAGLRHSARVAESTPRFRSVQVYVGPGPEARFRQGEPVTPAVSP
- a CDS encoding cytochrome c; this translates as MKNTPLRIPLVLVGFLSAGFSFHALAAEPEPQKAAPSKKPKADKPKAEAAKESPPSSLGKPDYLPEQARSLLRQKMERHGQDARDLMYGVTLLQYDVARAAAKHISAEPRIIRPLPGGEADLNALLPERFFVLQDEARLRARAVSEAAEKRDDKALAESYGRLVETCVACHSTYLNHR
- a CDS encoding B3/B4 domain-containing protein, yielding MYLKVSEEMAQRYPDLRISFITVRGMDNTGESPELVAELREAEAAFRTRVPDANALGEDPRIRAWQEAYQSFKVNPKKFRPSAEALLRRVVKGDPVPWISKAVNAYLLAELSYLLPVGGYDVKGVNGDVTLRLSPGNESFTAIGAAQAETTDAGEVVYADDAKVLTRRWNFRDCDQAKVEAASRDIALFVEAPSATVRTEDLVGLVELIGQKIQRYCGGTIRTGLLDARQTRAIALPFEG
- a CDS encoding c-type cytochrome → MRKRSNRMPLVLPLSHTLLLSMAVALAGCSEKKEAATSTSGNAAPAQAPRPPEQLFTSLKCHNCHGEGSMFAPALVNARSKPDETVAMWILDAQKVRPGTGMPSYADLMSTQEALSLARWIKAGNPAAAATP